Sequence from the Azospirillum formosense genome:
CGCCCGCCGGGGAAGCTGATTTGCCCGGCGTGGGCGGTCAGGTTGGCGGTGCGTTGGGTGAAGATGACCGTCAGCTCCTCCGGACGGTCGACCAGCGGCACCAGGACGGCGGCCTCCCGCAGCTTTCCCTGGGAGGGTTCGAAACCGGGATTCAGATCGTGGTCGCCGCGCACCTTGGCCGGGCGCAGGCCGGCGGCGGCGCTTCCCGGGAAACGCTTGCGTACGTCGTCGAGACTCACCCGCCAGGCAGCCTGCCCAGCACGAAGAAGACCTTCTTGCTCCATACCCCCACCTCAGCCTCACCATCATGGCCGCGCGTGTCGGCCCGGTCCACCATTTCGTAGTAGACCGACCGGAGAATTCGCGCTTCGAGCCCGTTTCTTATGAGGATATAGGGCGTCGGTTCGCCATTTTCAGGATTGTGGACGACCCTGATCGGATGATCCGGCCCGCATTCGACCCATTCGTCTAAATTTGTACGGAAAGACAGGGTCTGTTCGTCTCCGTTTCCGCTTGCGGCCATTTCCACGGCGACGAACGGCGTGTCCTCGACCACGATCCGCCCGCGCTCGACCGGCGTGACCAGCCAGAAGTCGCCCGCCTCGTCCCGCCGCAGGACGGTGGCGAACAGCTTGACCAGCTCGATCCGCCGGATCGGGTCGCCCTCGTGGAACCAAGTGCCGTCGCGGGCGATGCGGATGTCGAACCGCTGCTCCCTTGCGGTCAGGGGAAGCGAGGGGTGCGGGCTTTCGACGTTTCCCCCAGCTGTCGCCCTACCCGGGCGCGTTTCATTTGGGCGCTTGTCATTCGCCCCGTCATTGCCGACCTTCATCGCTAGCCTTCTCGTCTTTTTCGGGCCTGAGGGGCACAGAGGGAACTGGCCGCGCAACGCAATTTCGCCATACTCGTCACATAGGTCCGGATTGGCGGATTTGCCACGATGGCCGTTTCGACCTTCAGTG
This genomic interval carries:
- a CDS encoding DUF1285 domain-containing protein — encoded protein: MTAQTMTAQTMTTEGRNGHRGKSANPDLCDEYGEIALRGQFPLCPSGPKKTRRLAMKVGNDGANDKRPNETRPGRATAGGNVESPHPSLPLTAREQRFDIRIARDGTWFHEGDPIRRIELVKLFATVLRRDEAGDFWLVTPVERGRIVVEDTPFVAVEMAASGNGDEQTLSFRTNLDEWVECGPDHPIRVVHNPENGEPTPYILIRNGLEARILRSVYYEMVDRADTRGHDGEAEVGVWSKKVFFVLGRLPGG